A single genomic interval of Amycolatopsis albispora harbors:
- a CDS encoding YbaB/EbfC family nucleoid-associated protein, producing the protein MTTPGDDRARLEARNAAMKDRVDGLLEQFNRQTEQLREAQAAAAEASATVTSKDGLVRATIDANGVLSKLDFAPTAFERSGGPAALAASVLEVVRTGGLQVKQQVADLMSPLTEGMPDLTELFEDAPSLAGLVPAIPDFSPPPEPEAPPRPESFEEEGSIFQNRQQQAAPPPPAAAPPPPPPPPAAKPSMPQPKPTTRRARPAPVEDEEEPPDSWLTRGNR; encoded by the coding sequence GTGACCACGCCAGGGGACGATCGAGCCCGGCTCGAGGCGCGCAACGCCGCCATGAAGGACCGGGTCGACGGCCTGCTGGAGCAGTTCAACCGGCAGACCGAGCAGCTGCGCGAGGCGCAGGCCGCGGCCGCCGAGGCGTCGGCGACGGTCACCTCCAAGGACGGCCTGGTCCGCGCCACCATCGACGCCAACGGCGTGCTGAGCAAACTGGACTTCGCGCCGACCGCGTTCGAGCGCAGCGGCGGTCCGGCCGCGCTCGCCGCGTCGGTGCTGGAAGTGGTGCGCACCGGCGGGCTGCAGGTCAAGCAGCAGGTCGCGGACCTGATGTCGCCGCTGACCGAGGGCATGCCGGACCTGACCGAGCTGTTCGAGGACGCGCCTTCGCTGGCCGGGCTGGTGCCGGCCATTCCGGACTTCTCACCGCCGCCGGAGCCGGAAGCCCCACCGCGGCCGGAGTCCTTCGAGGAGGAGGGCTCGATCTTCCAGAACCGCCAGCAGCAGGCGGCCCCGCCGCCGCCAGCGGCGGCACCACCGCCACCGCCACCACCACCGGCCGCGAAGCCTTCGATGCCGCAGCCCAAGCCGACCACGCGCCGCGCGCGACCGGCGCCGGTCGAGGATGAGGAAGAGCCGCCGGACAGCTGGCTCACCCGGGGGAACCGCTGA
- a CDS encoding WXG100 family type VII secretion target: MSAGGAGGQGFTLDPDAATSAAGKLNICADQLEEAGKALADALAAEGECWGDDESGQEFAKDYVPGAEGSVKAFTSIVEGIRALKTNVETAVQSMEGADETVRGVLKEGGGV; this comes from the coding sequence ATGTCCGCGGGGGGAGCCGGGGGCCAGGGCTTCACACTCGATCCGGATGCGGCCACCTCCGCCGCGGGAAAGCTGAACATCTGCGCGGACCAGCTCGAGGAAGCGGGCAAGGCGCTCGCCGACGCGCTGGCCGCCGAAGGCGAGTGCTGGGGTGACGACGAGTCGGGGCAGGAGTTCGCCAAGGACTACGTGCCCGGCGCCGAAGGATCGGTGAAAGCGTTCACTTCGATCGTCGAAGGGATCCGCGCGCTCAAAACGAACGTCGAAACCGCCGTGCAGAGCATGGAAGGCGCCGACGAAACGGTCCGCGGTGTGCTGAAAGAGGGCGGAGGCGTCTGA
- a CDS encoding YqgE/AlgH family protein — translation MGGVRADAEVEPGSLLVAAPTMFDPNFRRTVVFVIDHREEGTLGVVLNRPSEVPVDDVLPVWGRHVVEPQAVFVGGPVEKKTALCLAALRTGQDAASVPGVIAVRGPVALVDLDADPDTLVPRVRGLRVFAGYAGWDSGQLAGEIARGDWLIVPALPSDVLATPNRDLWGQVLRRQGVPTALLATHPGDLQRN, via the coding sequence ATGGGCGGCGTGCGAGCGGACGCCGAGGTGGAACCGGGATCGTTGCTGGTCGCTGCCCCCACCATGTTCGACCCCAATTTCCGGCGGACCGTGGTGTTCGTCATCGACCACCGCGAAGAGGGCACGCTCGGTGTGGTGCTGAACCGGCCGAGCGAGGTGCCGGTGGACGACGTGCTGCCGGTCTGGGGCAGGCACGTGGTGGAGCCGCAGGCGGTTTTTGTCGGCGGCCCGGTGGAGAAGAAAACGGCGTTGTGCCTGGCCGCGCTGCGCACCGGGCAGGACGCGGCGAGCGTGCCGGGTGTGATCGCGGTGCGCGGCCCGGTGGCGCTGGTCGACCTGGACGCCGACCCGGACACGCTGGTGCCGCGGGTGCGCGGGCTGCGCGTGTTCGCCGGGTACGCGGGCTGGGATTCGGGGCAGCTGGCCGGGGAGATCGCCCGTGGTGACTGGCTGATCGTGCCCGCGCTGCCCAGTGACGTGCTGGCCACGCCGAACCGCGACCTGTGGGGTCAGGTGCTGCGGCGGCAGGGCGTGCCGACCGCGCTACTGGCTACGCACCCTGGGGATTTGCAGCGGAACTGA